The following are encoded in a window of Dysidea avara chromosome 4, odDysAvar1.4, whole genome shotgun sequence genomic DNA:
- the LOC136253760 gene encoding E3 SUMO-protein ligase ZBED1-like, with protein sequence MCELVLKENSTSLVWNYFGLKAGEDGKPINSEKAICRVTSGCTKKPVLAKGRNTSNLLTHFKRHHPKQYAELIEAQEKKKAKDKSLKRSQRQAKLKVVDQSAAIYGRGSKRWQELNHSVSYCIAKDMMPIHMVKKEGFKVLLEWFDSKYELPSRKYFSQTALPALYAKTREAVNKELEEVKEAGYFAATTDLWSSAIKQHTGENITEAVQVTLEAWGLPEAHQVCLTTDSGSNVISAAERLQMTRLACFGHNLHLSVTNALKDDPRLSRADFWEWLVLLVKGYIHWYLITCSCATRWRSMQAMVGRILEQEKAVRQVLSNDCKTAHLIATWQDIEVVESVNKALAPLADLTDSVSGEDYVTVSYIKPLLHHLDTEALAVKDNDTTLTKDIKERIRSSLTEKYCDNNEINMLLDVATMLDPHFKADYMSASDVASVKERITDEALMKRKFVPC encoded by the exons ATGTGTGAACTGGTTTTGAAGGAAAACTCGACGTCGTTAGTGTGGAATTATTTTGGGTTAAAAGCAGGTGAAGATGGGAAGCCAATTAATTCTGAAAAGGCCATTTGTCGTGTCACGAGCGGATGTACGAAGAAGCCAGTATTAGCAAAAGGCAGGAACACCTCTAATTTGTTAACGCATTTCAAGAGGCACCACCCGAAGCAGTATGCAGAGCTGATAGAAGCGCAGGAGAAGAAAAAGGCGAAGGATAAAAGTTTGAAAAGATCTCAAAGACAGGcaaaactgaaagttgttgacCAGTCGGCAGCGATATATGGTCGTGGAAGTAAAAGATGGCAAGAATTAAACCACAGCGTGTCGTACTGCATTGCAAAAGACATGATGCCAATTCATATGGTAAAGAAGGAAGGATTCAAAGTGTTACTGGAGTGGTTTGATTCGAAGTATGAGTTGCCTAGCCGAAAATATTTCTCCCAAACTGCACTGCCAGCACTGTATGCCAAGACAAGGGAAGCAGTAAACAAGGAGTTAGAAGAGGTGAAAGAGGCAGGATACTTTGCTGCTACCACAGATTTATGGTCAAGTGCTATAA AACAACATACTGGTGAGAACATAACTGAGGCTGTCCAAGTAACACTGGAGGCTTGGGGCCTTCCAGAAGCACACCAAGTTTGTCTGACTACAGACAGTGGAAGTAATGTTATTAGTGCTGCTGAAAGGCTACAGATGACCAGATTGGCTTGTTTTGGACACAATTTGCATCTTTCAGTAACCAATGCTTTAAAGGATGATCCAAGACTGAGTCGAGCT GACTTTTGGGAGTGGTTGGTTTTACTTGTTAAAGGATACATACACTGGTATTTGATTACATGT TCCTGTGCAACAAGATGGAGATCAATGCAAGCAATGGTTGGGCGGATTTTGGAACAAGAAAAGGCAGTACGTCAAGTTCTCAGCAACGACTGTAAAACTGCTCACCTGATAGCCACATGGCAAGATATTGAAGTTGTGGAGTCGGTAAACAAAGCTCTTGCTCCACTTGCAGACCTGACAGACAGCGTCTCTGGGGAAGACTACGTCACGGTGTCATACATTAAACCACTCTTACATCACCTTGACACTGAAGCTTTGGCTGTAAAGGATAATGATACTACACTAACAAAAGATATCAAGGAAAGAATCAGGTCATCCCTCACAGAAAAGTACTGTGACAACAATGAAATCAATATGCTACTAGACGTGGCTACAATGCTGGATCCTCATTTCAAAGCTGATTACATGAGTGCAAGTGACGTGGCAAGTGTGAAAGAGAGAATAACGGATGAAGCATTAATGAAGAGGAAGTTTGTGCCTTGCTGA